GGCAATTAAACGACGGTCAAGTATTTGGTTGTGAGTTTTATCCTGCATCACAACTAAAAAAAGAAGTAGATGCCTATGTGTTTTTAGGACAAAGTAATTTTCATGCAGCAGGAATTGCATTATCTACTAATTTGCCTACATACATTTTAGATCCTTACTTTAACGAAGTAAGAGAAATTACTGAATTTGCTCAGAAATTAAAAAAGAAAGCAACTCTTGCAATATACAAAGCAGCTGAAGCTAAAACATTTGGAGTGATTGTTGGACTCAAAGAAGGTCAGCTATCCAAAGTATTTGCTTTGAAAATCAAAAAAGAATTGGAAAAAGAAGGAAAGAAAGTGCAGTTATTTGGATTAACTGACATTACTAATGACAGATTACAAAATCTTAAAGGAATTGATGCATTTGTTCAAGTCGCATGTCCAAGAATATCTACAGATAATCAGTTTGACAAGCCAGTTTTATCCACACCACAAGCAAATGCGCTTCTTAAAATTTTACGAAATGAAAGTATCGAAGAATATCTAGAAATTCCCCACTGGCTGTAATTATATTATTAGATTTTTGAATCTAGAATTGCCAGATAATTTTTCAAAGTATTTTGATTTTTTTGCCTTGATTTTGTATTGTAATCCCTGAGATATTGCACGCTCAAGTAGATCAAGTGCCTCATCTATTTTTGAGAGCATTACAAGATTACAGGATTTATCAAACAATACATCACCATTATCAGGATAATCATGCAATATACTGTTACAACAGGATATGGATTCATCAAATTTTTCCATGGAAAACAAAATTCGTTCCTTATGGTATAATGCAATGTTGTATTTTGGGTTATTCTTTAGAATTTTATCACATAAATACAA
This genomic window from Nitrosopumilus ureiphilus contains:
- the dph2 gene encoding diphthamide biosynthesis enzyme Dph2, whose translation is MIIIDEERIFKEIENKNPASVSLNGPDGILPQVQETAMKISEKFGIPAYVLADTTWGTCDLNTNGSKVLGAEIQFNIGHTINTESLEKNLVLIDAFDDVEFDSVAKKCPEILKGKTISLVTDSQHLHQVDKVEKILTENGIKVKIGKGKGQLNDGQVFGCEFYPASQLKKEVDAYVFLGQSNFHAAGIALSTNLPTYILDPYFNEVREITEFAQKLKKKATLAIYKAAEAKTFGVIVGLKEGQLSKVFALKIKKELEKEGKKVQLFGLTDITNDRLQNLKGIDAFVQVACPRISTDNQFDKPVLSTPQANALLKILRNESIEEYLEIPHWL
- a CDS encoding tetratricopeptide repeat protein; protein product: MSDPKINSILDEGNRLFLQGKLKEAILYYDEILNENPLHLSSLNNKGYALSKLKDFDNAMKCYDSALQICPDDLSVLVNKISSFRKLGNFIEALYLCDKILKNNPKYNIALYHKERILFSMEKFDESISCCNSILHDYPDNGDVLFDKSCNLVMLSKIDEALDLLERAISQGLQYKIKAKKSKYFEKLSGNSRFKNLII